Genomic DNA from Candidatus Koribacter versatilis Ellin345:
AGAACCTGAATGGAATCTATATACCGAACGTCTCGCGGGCGGATGTAATCGCTGCCACGAGACCGGGAATTGTGTACTCCTCTGCCTGGATATTCACCGGCAAATTGAACTCTCGCAAGGTTGCTGATGTCACCGGCCCAATGGAAGCCGAGCGAACGCCGTCCCTGAAACACTTTGTCGCCGCTCGTTTCCCTATCAGTTCCACGAAGTTCTTCACCGTAGAAGAGCTCGTGAAAGTGATTACCTGCGGCTTGTTCTTCAGGCTGTGCAGAGCATCACTCAGCTTCCCACGCGACTTCTCCGGCACAACCGTCTCGTAGGCCTCGACAACATCGACGTTCGCACCGGCGCGACGCAATTCGTTCGGAATGACATCGCGCGCAACTTTGGCGCGAACCAGCAGTACGCGCTTCCCTTTCACCTTACGCGCGAGTGCCTCGACAACGGCTTCGGCGACATATTCTTTTGGCGTAACTTCAACCTTCAGGCGTTGCCCCTCGATAGCTTTCTTGGTTGCAGGGCCGATCGCGGCGATCTTCAGCTTTTCGAACAGGTCGGGACGCAGCTTCAGTTTCTCCAACCTCCTGAAAAGAGCGTTCACGCCGTTCACGCTGGTCAGAATGAGCCAGTCGTAATCGAGCACGCTGCGGATGGCAGTATCCATCGGCGCGAACGACTGCGGCTCCCGTATCTCGATGAACGGGATTTCCAGTACCCTGGCGCCGCGCGCCTTCAGTTCGACAGAAA
This window encodes:
- a CDS encoding uroporphyrinogen-III synthase — protein: MPSRSKPAETLPLKGVRVLVSRARKQAGALSVELKARGARVLEIPFIEIREPQSFAPMDTAIRSVLDYDWLILTSVNGVNALFRRLEKLKLRPDLFEKLKIAAIGPATKKAIEGQRLKVEVTPKEYVAEAVVEALARKVKGKRVLLVRAKVARDVIPNELRRAGANVDVVEAYETVVPEKSRGKLSDALHSLKNKPQVITFTSSSTVKNFVELIGKRAATKCFRDGVRSASIGPVTSATLREFNLPVNIQAEEYTIPGLVAAITSARETFGI